One window from the genome of Bdellovibrionales bacterium encodes:
- a CDS encoding RluA family pseudouridine synthase, which translates to MLGLRLDKALALRPEIETRSRASHLIDDGRVTVNGRPAKSSLALKAGDEISIQLPEPEPTELVAYDFPLDILFEDEHIIVINKPSGLVVHPAAGHAQDTLVNALIHHTKDLSMKFGEQRPGIVHRLDKETSGVLVVAKNDKAHELLTKQFKDRSIHRIYYAVCIGVPKPPKGTSHSYLARHPGDRKRYASVLGEDRKIQTTKSPEPSIGKWAVTHYEMLNNHGGLSYCKMKLETGRTHQIRVHLSEKGTPIAGDDLYGADKKIKNIASKKIQSDLKNLHRFLLHAAELGFTHPVSGKELFFAKDWPAEVKTLIQEWGLE; encoded by the coding sequence ATGCTAGGACTCAGGCTCGATAAAGCCTTGGCCTTGCGACCCGAGATAGAAACGCGTTCGCGCGCTTCACATCTGATTGATGATGGCCGCGTCACCGTGAACGGCCGTCCGGCCAAGTCATCTCTTGCTTTGAAAGCCGGCGATGAAATCTCGATTCAACTGCCAGAACCCGAGCCAACGGAGCTTGTCGCTTACGACTTCCCTCTCGATATTCTTTTTGAAGATGAGCATATTATCGTAATCAATAAGCCTTCGGGTCTTGTGGTCCACCCGGCGGCGGGCCATGCACAAGATACTTTGGTGAACGCACTCATTCATCATACAAAAGATCTCTCGATGAAATTCGGCGAGCAACGTCCCGGAATTGTTCACCGTCTCGATAAAGAAACCAGCGGTGTCCTCGTTGTTGCTAAAAATGATAAAGCTCACGAACTGCTAACGAAGCAGTTTAAAGACCGAAGCATTCATCGTATCTACTATGCGGTTTGCATTGGCGTACCAAAGCCCCCTAAAGGCACCAGTCATTCTTACCTGGCTCGCCACCCCGGAGACCGCAAACGCTACGCCTCCGTTCTTGGCGAAGACCGCAAAATTCAAACGACGAAGTCACCGGAACCTTCTATCGGAAAGTGGGCCGTTACCCACTATGAGATGCTGAATAACCACGGCGGTCTCAGTTACTGCAAAATGAAGCTCGAGACGGGTCGTACGCATCAAATCCGCGTACATCTTTCGGAAAAAGGCACACCGATTGCCGGCGATGACCTCTATGGTGCGGATAAGAAAATTAAAAACATCGCCTCTAAAAAGATTCAGTCAGATTTAAAAAACCTCCACCGTTTTCTGCTTCACGCGGCCGAACTAGGGTTTACCCACCCCGTATCGGGCAAAGAGCTTTTCTTTGCTAAAGACTGGCCGGCGGAAGTTAAGACATTAATTCAAGAATGGGGGCTCGAATGA
- the pgeF gene encoding peptidoglycan editing factor PgeF, translating to MKVTETNLGYLIETPKITVLLGGVKAQLVNLQASFPDFQFLRVKQTHSDIVVHSKDMTLDYKVEADAHFTEIAKTAICISTADCIPVFIYDTKTEIIAGVHAGWRGVANQIVPKTFKRLQTMGCLPENMHVIVGPHIQMNSFEVDHNVRDEILSSIDFGAVHEDSIYHKNISAEKALVDLNQVMRTQLQNCGVAFDNLYNLHIDTFIDPRFHSYRRDKEKSGRQISFICKN from the coding sequence ATGAAGGTCACCGAAACGAATCTCGGTTATTTGATTGAAACTCCGAAGATCACGGTTTTACTAGGCGGCGTAAAAGCCCAATTAGTAAATCTGCAAGCTTCATTTCCCGATTTCCAGTTTCTGCGTGTTAAGCAAACCCATAGCGATATCGTCGTGCACTCAAAAGATATGACACTAGATTATAAAGTTGAAGCCGACGCTCACTTCACCGAAATTGCTAAAACCGCAATATGCATCTCAACAGCGGATTGTATTCCAGTTTTTATCTACGATACAAAAACGGAAATCATCGCCGGCGTTCATGCTGGCTGGCGTGGAGTTGCAAATCAAATCGTGCCAAAAACTTTTAAACGTCTGCAAACTATGGGGTGCCTTCCCGAAAATATGCACGTCATCGTGGGGCCGCATATTCAAATGAATAGTTTTGAAGTAGATCACAATGTGCGTGATGAAATCCTGTCCAGCATTGATTTTGGCGCGGTCCATGAAGATAGTATTTATCACAAAAATATCAGTGCAGAAAAAGCGCTGGTCGATCTCAACCAAGTGATGCGCACTCAACTACAAAATTGTGGGGTGGCATTTGATAATCTTTATAATCTCCACATTGATACGTTTATTGATCCACGTTTTCACTCTTATCGCCGCGATAAAGAGAAATCGGGACGTCAAATCAGTTTCATTTGTAAAAACTAG
- a CDS encoding DUF1254 domain-containing protein: protein MKQMILFLAFVCTLPGTSFAQRDSQSLPIVNAKKSVITESIAKDAYLWGYPLVRFERTKKLMTTTPGYGHAPMNHFFHASQLPNPQDRSVANPIPDSLYSSAFLDLREQPMVLQTPRIKDRYYSLQVFDAFNNNISTISSRTRGEAAGKFFITGPRYIGATPTGFEHIRVPTNFAWINGRIQTESPSAVRSSLILIRKYDLKPYNVYLGKQRSGKAPILSAKSTGVVDPRTIANAGVGFFDELGIALRENEPTTLDTPMMNRFRSANIGAGVKTTRFINNRETRDSYIRAIASAELDIDNAIKTKLVTNRAGWNYVIATPEVQTNPTLRAAMSKVYFGQSIPLESLHPVSYVDNYNTRLNGNATYVLRFAKGKLPPVGALWSVTPYNATQKSLITNSLHRYAIGSYSRGLNYNPDGSLDIYISANEPRGFTQNWLPVPRENFYIMMSMYNPTTDVIEGKYTLPRVQRVNLTPVISSINF, encoded by the coding sequence ATGAAACAAATGATCCTGTTTTTGGCTTTTGTTTGTACTCTTCCAGGCACGTCCTTCGCACAGAGGGATTCGCAATCTCTGCCCATCGTCAATGCGAAGAAATCTGTCATTACGGAGAGTATTGCTAAGGACGCTTATCTTTGGGGTTACCCACTCGTGCGCTTCGAGCGCACGAAGAAACTCATGACAACGACCCCAGGCTACGGTCACGCGCCTATGAACCACTTCTTTCACGCAAGTCAGTTGCCAAATCCCCAGGACCGCTCAGTGGCAAATCCAATCCCTGATAGTCTCTATTCTTCTGCTTTCTTGGATCTGCGTGAACAGCCCATGGTTCTGCAAACACCGCGAATTAAGGATCGTTACTATAGTCTGCAGGTTTTCGATGCTTTTAATAACAATATCTCTACCATTTCATCAAGAACACGCGGCGAAGCTGCAGGTAAGTTTTTTATTACGGGCCCTAGATACATTGGTGCAACTCCAACTGGATTTGAGCACATTCGTGTACCGACAAATTTCGCTTGGATTAATGGACGAATTCAAACTGAATCTCCATCAGCCGTGCGCAGCTCTCTGATTCTGATTCGCAAATACGATTTAAAACCTTACAATGTCTATCTCGGAAAGCAGCGATCTGGAAAAGCTCCTATCCTGAGTGCAAAAAGCACTGGTGTGGTAGATCCCCGCACGATTGCCAATGCAGGAGTTGGTTTCTTTGACGAGCTTGGCATCGCCCTTCGAGAAAATGAGCCAACCACCCTCGATACCCCTATGATGAACAGATTCCGCTCCGCAAATATCGGCGCCGGGGTAAAAACAACACGCTTCATAAACAATCGCGAAACCCGCGACTCTTATATCCGAGCCATCGCCTCGGCGGAACTTGATATCGATAACGCGATCAAAACAAAACTCGTTACCAATCGTGCCGGATGGAACTATGTTATCGCGACGCCTGAAGTTCAAACCAATCCCACTCTGCGAGCGGCAATGAGCAAAGTTTATTTTGGCCAATCCATTCCGCTCGAATCACTACATCCGGTTTCTTATGTCGATAACTACAACACGCGTTTGAACGGAAATGCGACTTACGTCCTTCGTTTTGCCAAAGGTAAATTGCCGCCTGTCGGAGCTCTGTGGTCCGTAACTCCTTATAATGCAACTCAAAAAAGTCTTATCACAAATAGCCTGCATCGATATGCCATCGGTAGTTACTCAAGAGGACTCAATTACAATCCGGATGGCTCTTTGGATATTTACATTTCCGCGAATGAGCCGCGCGGGTTCACCCAAAACTGGTTGCCCGTTCCTCGAGAAAATTTCTACATCATGATGAGTATGTACAATCCTACCACCGACGTCATTGAAGGAAAGTATACTTTGCCGCGAGTTCAGCGCGTGAACCTGACCCCTGTTATTTCATCAATTAATTTTTAG
- a CDS encoding DNA-3-methyladenine glycosylase, giving the protein MILEQDFYFQKTEDVAKKLLGKVLYFQNEDKEILSGRIVETEAYTGIKDPAAHTFGDRRTERTKSMYLEGGHSYVYFIYGMYYCLNFVTRKNDPEAVLIRALEPLHHSGEKPPKKDLHTNGPGKLCKYFGITKQQDGLKLWKKRSGLWVEDDGFKVKTKQIVSAPRIGVDYAGAAAAWPLRFYLKDSFWVSRP; this is encoded by the coding sequence ATGATTCTTGAACAGGATTTCTATTTTCAGAAAACCGAGGACGTCGCTAAGAAACTCTTAGGTAAGGTTCTCTACTTTCAAAATGAAGATAAAGAAATTTTATCGGGCCGTATTGTTGAAACTGAAGCCTATACGGGAATCAAAGATCCCGCAGCTCACACATTTGGAGATCGCCGAACCGAGCGCACCAAATCCATGTATCTTGAGGGCGGTCACTCCTATGTGTATTTCATCTATGGCATGTACTACTGCTTGAATTTTGTGACTCGTAAAAATGACCCGGAAGCCGTGCTGATTCGCGCTTTGGAGCCACTCCATCACTCTGGAGAAAAGCCGCCGAAGAAGGATCTACATACCAATGGTCCAGGCAAGCTCTGCAAATATTTTGGTATCACTAAACAGCAAGATGGCCTGAAGCTTTGGAAAAAACGCTCCGGACTTTGGGTTGAGGATGATGGTTTCAAAGTAAAAACCAAGCAAATCGTGAGTGCTCCACGAATTGGCGTCGACTATGCGGGTGCAGCTGCTGCTTGGCCGCTCCGTTTTTACCTCAAAGATAGTTTTTGGGTCTCACGGCCTTAA
- a CDS encoding cystathionine gamma-synthase, translated as MSKLGFATRAIHAGQQPDPTTGAIMTPVYLTSTYVQESPGVHKGWEYSRTHNPTRRAYEDCLANLEGGKYGFAFASGCAATTTILHFLQQGDHVIAGDDMYGGTFRLFNRVLKNNGLEFSYVDLTNPENFAKALKPNTKMVWLETPTNPTLKLVDIKKIAKVAAEKGVITVVDNTFMSPYFQRPLTLGADVVVHSATKYIGGHSDVVGGIAVTNRQDLAEKLAFLSNSMGGVQGAFDSFMCLRSLKTLPLRMKAHASNAQAVAEFLETHPKVQKVIYPGLKSHPQHALAKEQMLGMGGMITFYIKGGLDEARIFLENVRVFALAESLGGVESLIEHPAIMTHASVPPENRKALGIDDTLIRLSVGIEDLEDLLADLKSAFDKVK; from the coding sequence ATGAGCAAACTTGGTTTCGCCACTCGCGCGATCCACGCAGGACAACAACCTGATCCAACAACGGGGGCAATCATGACTCCGGTGTATTTGACATCTACTTACGTACAAGAATCTCCGGGTGTGCACAAAGGCTGGGAATACAGCCGTACTCATAACCCGACTCGCAGAGCCTACGAAGATTGCTTAGCAAACCTTGAAGGCGGCAAATACGGTTTTGCCTTTGCTTCTGGTTGTGCCGCAACGACAACGATCCTTCATTTCTTGCAGCAGGGCGATCATGTCATTGCTGGTGATGATATGTATGGTGGAACGTTCCGTTTGTTCAATCGCGTTCTTAAGAACAACGGCCTTGAGTTCTCTTATGTAGACCTCACGAACCCAGAGAACTTCGCGAAGGCGTTGAAGCCAAACACCAAGATGGTGTGGCTTGAAACTCCGACAAATCCGACTTTGAAGTTGGTTGATATCAAAAAAATTGCCAAGGTGGCGGCTGAAAAAGGTGTGATCACAGTTGTTGATAACACGTTCATGAGCCCTTACTTCCAAAGACCTCTGACTTTGGGTGCGGATGTGGTTGTTCACTCGGCTACGAAGTACATCGGTGGTCATAGTGATGTGGTTGGCGGTATTGCCGTGACCAATCGTCAGGATTTAGCTGAAAAGCTCGCGTTCTTGAGCAACTCTATGGGGGGCGTTCAAGGGGCCTTTGACTCTTTCATGTGTTTGAGAAGTTTGAAAACTTTGCCATTGAGAATGAAAGCTCATGCGAGCAACGCCCAAGCCGTGGCGGAGTTCCTTGAAACTCATCCAAAAGTACAAAAAGTCATCTATCCGGGCCTGAAATCTCACCCTCAGCATGCTTTGGCGAAAGAACAGATGCTTGGAATGGGCGGAATGATCACGTTCTACATCAAAGGGGGCCTTGATGAGGCTCGGATCTTCCTTGAAAATGTCCGCGTTTTCGCGCTGGCAGAGAGTTTGGGGGGAGTAGAGTCCTTGATTGAGCATCCAGCGATTATGACGCATGCGTCCGTGCCACCGGAAAACCGCAAGGCTCTGGGCATTGACGACACTTTGATCCGCCTTTCTGTGGGGATCGAGGATCTCGAGGACCTTTTGGCCGACTTAAAATCAGCTTTTGATAAGGTGAAATAG
- a CDS encoding cysteine synthase family protein, producing MSYNKSILETVGHTPIVQLKKIFPNSKHNFFAKVEYLNPGGSIKDRVAIAMIEEAEKRGDLKPGGTIIEATSGNTGVGLALVGAVKGYKCIFTMPEKMSEEKRAILRAYGARVIITPTSAAPEDPMSHYSVAQKLADTIPGAFLVNQFHNPDNPKRHYETTGPEIWEQMEGKVDMLVGGAGTGGTLSGCAKFLKEKNPHAKVICADPIGSILYDLYYHNRVVDPPGSYKVEGVGEDMLPGNVHLKLYDGFIKVSDQEAFDITRELVAKEGLLVGPSSGLALVGAAKAAEKLEKPSNIVVIFPDSGRAYLSKAFNDQWMVENGLMKAADLQNTFNRVISAKEALEELAKK from the coding sequence ATGTCTTATAATAAAAGTATCCTCGAAACCGTCGGGCACACGCCTATTGTTCAACTCAAGAAAATCTTCCCTAACTCGAAACATAATTTTTTCGCGAAAGTGGAATACCTCAATCCAGGCGGCAGTATTAAGGATCGCGTGGCGATCGCAATGATCGAAGAAGCAGAAAAGCGCGGCGATTTGAAGCCAGGTGGCACAATTATCGAAGCAACTTCGGGTAACACAGGGGTTGGTTTGGCGCTCGTCGGGGCAGTGAAGGGCTATAAATGCATTTTCACGATGCCTGAGAAGATGAGTGAAGAAAAAAGAGCGATCCTTCGTGCTTATGGAGCTCGCGTGATCATCACTCCGACGAGTGCTGCTCCAGAAGATCCAATGTCACACTATTCTGTGGCTCAAAAGCTTGCAGATACGATTCCAGGCGCGTTCCTCGTGAATCAATTCCACAATCCAGACAATCCTAAACGTCATTATGAGACAACAGGACCTGAAATTTGGGAACAAATGGAAGGCAAAGTCGACATGTTGGTTGGCGGAGCCGGCACTGGTGGAACACTTTCAGGTTGCGCAAAGTTTTTGAAAGAGAAAAACCCACATGCAAAAGTGATCTGCGCGGACCCAATCGGCAGCATTCTTTACGATTTGTATTATCACAATAGAGTCGTAGACCCTCCAGGCTCTTATAAAGTCGAAGGCGTCGGCGAAGACATGTTGCCGGGAAATGTTCATTTGAAGTTGTACGATGGCTTTATTAAGGTGTCGGACCAAGAGGCTTTTGATATCACGCGCGAATTGGTAGCAAAAGAAGGTCTGTTGGTAGGTCCATCGAGCGGTTTAGCACTAGTTGGAGCAGCAAAAGCAGCAGAAAAATTGGAAAAGCCATCTAACATCGTCGTGATTTTTCCAGACAGTGGTCGAGCTTACCTCAGCAAAGCGTTTAACGATCAATGGATGGTTGAAAACGGCTTGATGAAGGCGGCAGATTTGCAAAACACCTTCAATCGAGTGATCTCAGCAAAAGAAGCTCTCGAAGAACTCGCAAAGAAATAA
- a CDS encoding MCE family protein — protein MKIETKVGLLALAAIILIVTFAYMMGLVSPFSNTRELNVMYNYAGGIEEGSPVRVMGIKVGKVKKISFEPGYKSPQGEEVKLRLEITIDKKAWPTIRKDSKYFINLAGVIGEKFLEISPGSTDSAELSNGDYVRGEDPPRIDQLISQSYGLAGKIIELVEKNEGSVSNVISQVDRLMTNFNKTLALLDKTSKNKDMGRLLDNAIKISDDMAYLTGELRTKKSQDTFNLVHKLLFRLEPLDGPALKKFFQEEGVRARVL, from the coding sequence ATGAAGATTGAAACCAAGGTTGGTTTGCTGGCACTTGCTGCGATTATTCTTATTGTCACTTTTGCATATATGATGGGACTGGTTTCACCATTTTCGAACACTCGCGAACTCAACGTCATGTACAACTACGCTGGTGGTATTGAAGAAGGCTCTCCTGTGCGCGTGATGGGCATTAAAGTCGGCAAGGTGAAGAAAATCAGTTTTGAACCTGGATATAAAAGCCCTCAAGGCGAAGAGGTGAAGCTTCGTCTTGAAATCACGATTGATAAGAAGGCTTGGCCGACAATTCGTAAAGACTCTAAATATTTCATCAATCTTGCAGGCGTGATCGGGGAAAAATTTCTCGAAATTTCGCCGGGCAGCACAGATTCAGCAGAACTCTCTAACGGCGACTATGTCCGTGGCGAAGATCCTCCTCGAATTGACCAGTTGATTTCGCAAAGCTATGGCTTAGCAGGCAAAATTATTGAACTTGTTGAAAAAAATGAGGGCTCTGTCAGCAACGTGATCTCGCAGGTGGACCGTTTGATGACGAACTTCAATAAGACTTTGGCGCTCCTAGACAAAACGTCGAAGAACAAAGACATGGGAAGACTGCTTGATAATGCCATCAAGATAAGCGATGACATGGCTTACTTAACGGGTGAGCTACGCACGAAAAAGTCCCAAGATACTTTCAACTTGGTTCATAAGCTTCTCTTCCGTTTGGAACCCTTGGATGGACCGGCTCTTAAAAAGTTTTTCCAAGAAGAGGGTGTGAGAGCTCGCGTTTTATAG